One part of the Thermodesulfovibrio sp. 3462-1 genome encodes these proteins:
- the acsC gene encoding acetyl-CoA decarbonylase/synthase complex subunit gamma: MALTGIEIFKLLPKINCKKCGFPTCLAFAMKVAQGQADIEQCPEASEQVKAKLKEAATPPIRGFVFGPQNKSIKIGEEQCLFRHEKKFFNPTVLALKIKDTDSNIDEKVNTVLNSQIERVGEILKIDAIFLENESNDPSRFKEAAEKIVKAQIPLILGTFTPNSADLVLNDLSEIRAVIYGANELNIDEMVSIAKKYNVPLTVTAKGIEKVIPLVEKIQSLGFEEILIDTKPETAIELLTDNTLIRRASLKKRVKSLGYPVLTLIREQDPFYETVLACLAILKYSSIVVLNEITGWKNLVLFTLRQNIYSDPQVPMQVKQDIYKVGEPDASSPLIVTTNFALTYFLVKGEIENSKVPAWLAIMDCDGLSVLTAWAAGKFSASKIAQFIKESGIEEKLNHRELIIPGYVAMLKGAIEDKLPGWRVIVGTKEASGIPAFLRNYIRSKG, translated from the coding sequence ATGGCACTTACTGGAATAGAAATATTTAAGCTTCTTCCAAAGATAAACTGTAAAAAATGCGGATTTCCCACATGCCTTGCCTTTGCAATGAAGGTTGCCCAGGGTCAGGCAGACATTGAACAATGTCCTGAGGCATCCGAGCAGGTGAAGGCAAAGCTCAAAGAAGCTGCAACTCCTCCAATAAGGGGATTTGTTTTTGGACCTCAAAATAAATCCATAAAAATCGGCGAAGAACAGTGTCTTTTCAGGCATGAAAAAAAGTTTTTCAATCCTACAGTGCTTGCATTAAAAATAAAAGACACTGATAGCAACATAGATGAAAAAGTGAATACAGTTTTGAATTCTCAAATAGAAAGAGTTGGCGAAATACTTAAAATTGATGCAATTTTTCTTGAAAATGAATCAAATGACCCTTCAAGATTTAAAGAAGCAGCTGAAAAAATTGTAAAAGCTCAGATACCTTTAATTCTTGGAACCTTTACCCCTAACTCTGCAGATCTGGTTTTAAATGATTTATCAGAGATAAGAGCAGTTATTTATGGAGCCAATGAATTAAACATTGATGAAATGGTAAGTATAGCAAAAAAATACAATGTTCCATTAACAGTTACAGCAAAGGGGATAGAAAAAGTTATTCCATTGGTTGAAAAAATTCAGAGCCTTGGATTTGAAGAAATACTCATTGATACAAAACCCGAGACAGCCATAGAACTTCTTACTGACAACACATTAATAAGACGAGCGTCATTGAAAAAGAGAGTTAAATCTCTGGGATATCCTGTCCTGACACTTATCAGAGAACAAGACCCATTTTATGAAACTGTTCTTGCCTGTCTGGCTATTCTTAAATATTCATCAATAGTTGTTCTGAATGAAATCACAGGATGGAAAAATCTCGTGCTTTTCACATTAAGACAGAATATATATTCAGACCCTCAAGTCCCGATGCAAGTAAAGCAGGACATATACAAGGTTGGAGAGCCTGATGCAAGTAGTCCATTAATAGTTACCACCAACTTTGCATTAACTTATTTTCTTGTAAAGGGCGAGATAGAAAACAGCAAAGTCCCTGCATGGCTTGCCATAATGGATTGTGATGGTTTGAGCGTTCTTACCGCATGGGCAGCAGGCAAGTTTTCCGCAAGCAAAATTGCACAGTTTATAAAGGAAAGCGGAATTGAAGAAAAATTAAATCATAGGGAACTCATAATTCCTGGATATGTTGCTATGCTCAAAGGTGCTATAGAGGATAAACTTCCTGGATGGAGGGTTATTGTAGGAACTAAGGAGGCAAGTGGAATTCCAGCGTTTTTAAGAAATTATATAAGGAGTAAAGGATGA
- the acsB gene encoding acetyl-CoA decarbonylase/synthase complex subunit alpha/beta: MIDEFIEIAKKALQDLLKETEENLKNTISEKIENFSFELPDTTYGLPLIYALEGIKINNLIELKRFFERIKESFTQSTDAITLSLNYLYLSEIALSLNYINTESIDKSSEFKFYGFLGDTIQRTLGVQLVDGRIPAVAVLLGRLDSDKLLSIIKELQEKRILTFLIGAVAEEFLKSGQRHGFEAYIVPVGTKTEHTVFVIDWAVRASLIFGGQTAGDKDAIIEYVRKRINAFAISFGSLNEKAVAMALGAAVLAIPVITDQSLPDVSIPEIAEYPLLTAEKDYSKIVRKAIETRGLKIVVEKPSIPVSYGPAFEGERVRKEDTFIEFGGQKTPAFEWVRMMDVAEVEDEKVEIIGTDWRNRYEQGGRMPLGIIVKVAGKKMQKDFEPVIERQIHTFINEAEGLWHIGQRDINWIRISKKAKQAGISLEHLGLIIMSMTKARFKSIVDRVEVLLYVDEKDILTLREEARQEYRRRDLRLARLTDEEVDKFYSCLLCQSFAPKHVCVITPERPGLCGAFTWLDAKAAYEIEPTGGNQPVEKGELIDPIYGRYSGVDEYVKKHSGGQIQTINLYSIMENPMTSCGCFECIVAVTPEANGVLIVNRGYSGMTPIGMKFSTIAGMIGGGVQTPGFMGVGVNYITSRKFLKGDGGIRRIVWMPKELKERIKESFQKVAEQEGVPELFQKIADETVCEDIECLIDYLTKVGHPALEMEPIIK; this comes from the coding sequence ATGATAGATGAATTCATTGAAATAGCAAAAAAGGCACTGCAAGATTTATTGAAAGAAACTGAAGAGAATCTAAAAAACACCATTTCAGAAAAGATAGAAAACTTTTCCTTTGAACTTCCCGATACAACCTATGGACTTCCCCTTATCTATGCTCTTGAGGGAATTAAAATCAATAATCTCATTGAACTCAAAAGATTTTTTGAAAGAATAAAGGAAAGCTTCACTCAATCCACTGACGCGATAACGCTATCATTGAACTATCTTTATCTTTCTGAGATTGCTCTGTCACTGAATTACATAAATACTGAAAGTATTGATAAATCCTCAGAATTTAAGTTTTATGGATTTCTTGGAGATACAATTCAGAGAACGCTTGGAGTTCAGCTTGTTGATGGTAGAATCCCTGCAGTGGCAGTTTTGCTTGGCAGACTTGACAGTGACAAACTTCTTTCAATAATTAAAGAACTTCAGGAAAAGAGAATTCTTACTTTTCTAATTGGTGCTGTTGCAGAGGAATTTTTAAAGTCAGGGCAAAGACATGGCTTTGAAGCTTATATAGTCCCTGTTGGCACAAAAACAGAACACACAGTTTTTGTTATTGACTGGGCAGTAAGAGCATCTTTGATTTTTGGAGGACAGACAGCAGGAGATAAAGATGCAATAATAGAATATGTGAGAAAAAGAATTAATGCCTTTGCAATCTCTTTTGGAAGTCTTAATGAAAAAGCAGTTGCTATGGCACTGGGTGCAGCGGTGCTTGCAATTCCTGTGATAACTGATCAGAGCCTTCCTGATGTTTCAATTCCTGAAATAGCTGAATATCCTCTTTTAACAGCGGAGAAAGACTACTCAAAGATTGTCAGAAAAGCAATTGAAACAAGGGGATTGAAGATAGTTGTTGAAAAACCTTCAATTCCTGTTTCCTATGGTCCTGCCTTTGAAGGTGAAAGAGTTAGAAAAGAAGATACTTTCATAGAGTTTGGAGGACAGAAAACACCTGCCTTTGAATGGGTTAGAATGATGGATGTTGCAGAGGTTGAAGATGAAAAAGTTGAGATAATCGGCACAGACTGGCGTAACCGCTATGAACAGGGCGGAAGAATGCCCCTTGGAATTATTGTTAAAGTAGCAGGAAAAAAGATGCAGAAAGATTTTGAGCCTGTTATTGAACGCCAGATTCATACATTCATAAATGAGGCTGAAGGGCTCTGGCATATTGGTCAGAGGGATATAAACTGGATAAGAATAAGTAAAAAAGCAAAACAAGCAGGTATCAGCCTTGAACATCTTGGATTGATAATAATGAGCATGACAAAGGCAAGATTCAAAAGTATCGTTGACAGAGTTGAAGTTTTGCTTTATGTTGATGAAAAAGATATTCTAACTCTGAGAGAGGAGGCAAGACAAGAATACAGACGAAGAGATTTAAGACTTGCCAGGCTTACGGATGAGGAAGTTGATAAATTTTATTCATGTCTTCTATGTCAGAGCTTTGCACCAAAACATGTGTGTGTGATTACACCTGAGCGTCCCGGCTTATGTGGAGCATTCACATGGCTTGATGCAAAAGCAGCCTATGAGATTGAACCAACAGGTGGGAATCAGCCTGTTGAAAAAGGTGAATTAATTGATCCTATCTATGGAAGATACAGCGGAGTTGATGAGTATGTGAAGAAACACTCTGGGGGACAAATACAGACAATAAATCTTTACTCCATCATGGAAAATCCCATGACTTCGTGCGGATGCTTTGAATGCATTGTTGCAGTTACACCTGAAGCAAACGGAGTTTTAATTGTAAATCGTGGATACAGTGGTATGACTCCTATTGGAATGAAGTTTTCCACAATTGCAGGAATGATTGGTGGAGGAGTGCAAACCCCTGGATTTATGGGAGTTGGTGTTAATTACATTACCTCAAGAAAGTTTCTAAAAGGCGATGGAGGCATAAGAAGAATTGTATGGATGCCAAAGGAATTGAAAGAAAGAATAAAAGAAAGTTTTCAGAAAGTAGCAGAACAAGAAGGTGTGCCTGAGCTTTTTCAAAAGATTGCTGATGAAACAGTTTGTGAAGATATTGAATGTCTGATTGATTATCTCACTAAGGTCGGACATCCTGCCCTTGAGATGGAACCAATAATAAAATAA
- a CDS encoding acetyl-CoA decarbonylase/synthase complex subunit delta: MSFSIPKETYSGKLPEITFGREKKAFFGGESALPFHFFEGEFPHKPLIAFEIQDDVPEDYPDELARVYFSVWEDPVRWAKFCESLGAEAIALRLMSTHPDSRDSKPDKAAQTVKKLISEIDLPMIILGSNHIEKDAEVLPVVAEASRGYNCIVGKAQEGNYKTIAASAMAGGHSLIAMSELDVNLAKQLNILITQIGFPREKIIIDPMCSALGYGFEYTYSVMERIRIAGLLQGDSMLCVPMVADVGFYVWKTKETQATEEEIPEWGSLHERAIMWEAVTACSFLLSGAELLIMRHPEAIKITKKFIEDLYGTYWNRNI; this comes from the coding sequence ATGAGCTTTTCAATCCCAAAGGAAACATATTCAGGAAAACTTCCTGAAATTACTTTTGGCAGAGAAAAAAAAGCTTTTTTTGGTGGAGAATCTGCACTGCCCTTTCATTTTTTTGAAGGGGAGTTTCCTCATAAGCCTTTGATCGCATTTGAAATTCAGGATGATGTGCCTGAGGACTATCCAGATGAACTTGCCAGGGTTTACTTTTCAGTATGGGAAGACCCTGTAAGATGGGCAAAATTCTGTGAATCTCTTGGTGCAGAAGCAATTGCTTTAAGGCTTATGAGTACTCATCCAGACAGCAGAGATTCCAAACCTGACAAGGCTGCCCAGACAGTAAAAAAGCTTATATCTGAGATAGACTTGCCAATGATTATTCTTGGAAGCAATCATATAGAAAAAGACGCTGAGGTTTTACCTGTTGTTGCTGAGGCTTCACGGGGATATAACTGCATAGTGGGAAAGGCACAGGAAGGAAATTATAAAACCATTGCTGCATCTGCAATGGCAGGAGGTCATAGTCTTATTGCCATGTCTGAGCTTGATGTAAATCTTGCAAAGCAGTTAAATATTTTAATTACGCAAATAGGATTTCCAAGAGAAAAGATAATTATAGATCCAATGTGTTCTGCTTTGGGATACGGATTTGAGTATACCTATTCAGTGATGGAAAGAATAAGAATTGCAGGACTTCTTCAGGGAGACAGTATGCTTTGTGTTCCAATGGTTGCTGATGTTGGCTTTTATGTATGGAAAACAAAAGAAACTCAAGCGACTGAGGAAGAGATTCCTGAATGGGGAAGCCTTCATGAAAGAGCTATTATGTGGGAAGCTGTAACAGCCTGTTCATTTCTGCTTTCAGGAGCAGAGCTTTTGATAATGAGACATCCTGAGGCAATAAAAATTACAAAAAAATTTATTGAGGACTTATATGGCACTTACTGGAATAGAAATATTTAA
- the rpsT gene encoding 30S ribosomal protein S20: MATKRSTIKKRSKSVLKRIRQNEKRRLRNQAWRTRIKTSIKKVEEAIAQKNQETIQTLLKEAIKIINKAASKGVIHKNTASRKISRLMKKINSALVSLESAN; this comes from the coding sequence TTGGCAACCAAAAGATCAACGATTAAGAAAAGAAGCAAGTCAGTATTAAAAAGAATAAGACAGAATGAAAAAAGAAGATTAAGAAATCAGGCATGGAGGACAAGAATTAAAACCTCCATTAAAAAGGTTGAAGAAGCAATTGCGCAGAAAAATCAAGAAACAATTCAGACTTTACTGAAGGAAGCAATAAAAATTATCAACAAAGCTGCTTCAAAAGGCGTAATTCATAAAAATACAGCATCAAGAAAAATATCAAGATTGATGAAAAAAATTAATAGTGCTTTAGTTTCTTTAGAATCTGCAAACTAA
- the hisG gene encoding ATP phosphoribosyltransferase gives MEEKVLKLGLPKGSLQETTLKLFKKAGYNIHVSHRSYYPVIDDEEISAMLLRAQEVPVYVEKGYLDCGLTGYDWILEQNVDVIEVAELRYAKEGFRPVRWVIAVPEDSSIKTIEDLQNKRIATELVGYTKRYLKSKGIKAEVYFSWGATEVKPPYLADAIVDLTETGASLKANKLRVIETILESTTRFIANKSAWKDPWKKKKMQDIAMLLQGALLAEEKVGLKMNVPKDSLKKVLSLLNSLHSPTISQLYDENWYAVEVIINEKRVRELLPKLKEAGASGFVEYPLNKVIP, from the coding sequence ATGGAAGAAAAAGTATTAAAACTCGGGCTGCCAAAGGGAAGCCTACAAGAAACTACATTGAAGCTATTTAAAAAAGCAGGATACAACATACATGTTTCCCATAGATCCTATTATCCTGTAATTGATGACGAGGAAATCTCAGCCATGCTTCTCAGGGCTCAGGAAGTGCCAGTTTATGTTGAAAAAGGGTATCTTGATTGCGGACTTACTGGATATGACTGGATTCTTGAACAGAATGTAGATGTAATAGAAGTCGCAGAACTCAGATATGCAAAAGAAGGATTTAGACCAGTTAGGTGGGTTATAGCAGTGCCAGAAGACTCTTCAATAAAAACTATTGAAGATTTGCAGAATAAAAGAATTGCCACTGAACTTGTAGGATATACAAAAAGATACTTAAAATCTAAAGGAATTAAAGCTGAAGTTTATTTTTCATGGGGTGCCACAGAGGTTAAACCTCCTTATCTTGCTGATGCAATAGTTGATTTAACTGAAACAGGCGCTTCTTTAAAGGCAAATAAACTACGCGTTATTGAAACAATTCTTGAGTCAACTACTCGTTTTATTGCAAATAAAAGTGCATGGAAAGATCCGTGGAAGAAGAAAAAAATGCAAGACATAGCAATGCTTCTTCAGGGTGCTCTGCTGGCTGAAGAAAAGGTAGGACTCAAGATGAATGTTCCAAAGGATTCTCTTAAAAAAGTGCTCAGCCTGCTTAATTCTCTACATTCTCCTACAATTTCCCAGCTTTATGATGAAAACTGGTATGCAGTAGAGGTTATAATAAATGAAAA
- a CDS encoding dihydropteroate synthase — protein MMLIIGERLTIISKRVREAILKRDKLPIQQIAIEQWKAGAHMIEANIGPAEDDGEALMEWMVTTIQEAVPLPVSLDTTNPEAMEAGLRIHNNKWGKPLINSASLDPERFIMFELAAKYNAPIIALTVGKGGLPRDAEERVEIAVQLMEKAAEYEIPLEDIYLDPLVLQISTSQNQAKEVLRAIKLFQELNDPPMKTIVGLSNLSNGCPREVRPILNRYFLALLMYEGLSAAIVNPSEVIDAIKTVDVIMGKTLYAHSYLEI, from the coding sequence ATGATGCTGATTATCGGAGAAAGATTAACTATTATATCAAAAAGAGTTCGTGAAGCAATTTTAAAGAGAGACAAACTACCCATTCAGCAGATTGCCATTGAGCAGTGGAAGGCTGGAGCTCACATGATAGAGGCAAACATTGGTCCTGCTGAGGACGATGGAGAGGCTCTTATGGAGTGGATGGTTACAACTATTCAGGAAGCAGTGCCGCTTCCTGTATCTCTTGATACAACAAATCCAGAGGCAATGGAGGCAGGATTAAGAATTCACAACAATAAATGGGGAAAGCCTTTAATAAATTCAGCATCCCTTGATCCTGAGAGATTCATAATGTTTGAACTTGCAGCAAAATACAATGCTCCCATAATTGCCCTTACTGTTGGCAAGGGTGGACTTCCAAGAGATGCTGAAGAAAGGGTTGAAATAGCTGTTCAGCTTATGGAAAAGGCAGCGGAATACGAGATTCCTTTAGAAGATATATATCTTGACCCACTGGTTCTACAGATATCAACATCTCAAAATCAGGCAAAGGAAGTACTCCGTGCTATAAAGCTTTTTCAGGAGCTCAATGACCCTCCTATGAAGACAATTGTAGGACTTAGTAATCTTTCAAATGGATGTCCCAGAGAGGTAAGACCTATTCTAAACAGATATTTTTTAGCCCTTCTTATGTATGAAGGTCTTTCCGCTGCAATTGTAAATCCATCTGAAGTTATTGATGCGATAAAAACAGTGGATGTCATAATGGGCAAAACCCTTTATGCCCATTCTTATCTTGAAATTTAG
- a CDS encoding 1,4-dihydroxy-6-naphthoate synthase — MLKFGISPCPNDTFIFFGIIEKKVNTQGLNFDFVIEDVETLNSLCLEKALDISKISSHAFYYLKEDYEVIPSGGALSEQGPVVITKNPEKLKNLSTIKLALPGRFTTASLLMWFYWQKNFTDKKYMVEFMPFYEIIDKVTEQKADLGVLIHEGRFIYSLKGLHLVADLGEFWIKECSLPIPLGCIVCKKSLSIKETVNRIIKESLHYAYCHFDEAVKFTKKYSQELNEEVIKMHIQTYVNEFSFDMGQKGIMAINELIKKIPEDGIWS, encoded by the coding sequence ATGTTAAAATTTGGGATATCGCCCTGTCCAAATGATACTTTCATATTTTTTGGAATAATTGAAAAAAAAGTAAACACCCAGGGACTTAATTTTGATTTTGTTATTGAAGATGTGGAAACTTTAAATTCTCTCTGCCTTGAAAAAGCTCTTGATATTTCAAAGATTTCATCCCATGCCTTTTATTATCTTAAAGAAGATTATGAAGTTATTCCATCAGGTGGAGCTTTATCAGAGCAGGGTCCTGTAGTGATTACAAAAAATCCTGAAAAACTTAAAAATCTTTCCACTATTAAACTCGCTCTTCCAGGAAGGTTTACAACTGCCTCTTTGCTTATGTGGTTTTACTGGCAAAAAAATTTTACTGACAAGAAATATATGGTGGAATTCATGCCTTTTTATGAAATCATTGATAAAGTAACTGAACAAAAAGCAGACTTAGGAGTTTTAATTCATGAAGGAAGATTTATATACTCTTTGAAAGGACTACATTTAGTTGCTGATCTCGGAGAGTTCTGGATAAAGGAGTGTTCTTTGCCAATCCCTCTGGGTTGTATTGTCTGCAAGAAATCATTGAGTATAAAAGAAACTGTTAACAGAATTATTAAAGAAAGCTTACATTACGCTTACTGTCATTTTGATGAAGCTGTAAAATTTACTAAAAAATATTCTCAGGAACTTAATGAAGAGGTAATAAAAATGCATATTCAAACATATGTAAATGAATTTAGTTTTGATATGGGACAAAAAGGTATAATGGCAATAAATGAATTAATCAAAAAAATACCCGAGGATGGAATATGGTCATAG